The DNA segment NNNNNNNNNNNNNNNNNNNNNNNNNNNNNNNNNNNNNNNNNNNNNNNNNNNNNNNNNNNNNNNNNNNNNNNNNNNNNNNNNNNNNNNNNNNNNNNNNNNNNNNGTCTAgtgaagagcgtagcatgaaggagataccaGAAACCCCAGTGAACAAGACAGAGAAtgaattcgtactagaacaagttgaagaagctgtcattgttcaagaagaagaagaagtggttgaagacttaggagatgcagaacctccatgggaaagtcaagacatcgagcctccttccaagacggttgaaattgatgctgaggagggtgtacaacttcCAATACATAtcacagttgaagacttggaagaggttgatcaagagatagagattcaagaagaagaagcacaacctcccatgtccttggaaagcaatgaaaaggagattgaattgaaagagagctaccaagagaaagaggttgaaattgaagaagtttacaaagaggtggtaattatcagagaagagcacaagggagtggagcttgcaatttcattaaagatacctccccctaagtcgccatcatccttcacaacattcaagtgggtaaaattcatatcccatagctttctaatcccacttgaatatgggctactggagacctatggtcaacttagagctctttgcggcattaagagcaagaggaagatggtcagtggtaagaattgtcctgcaaggttcatcatggttggaagctttaagtttaaccGTAAAGGTTGGTATatagctcaactgaatgggtctaggaagttgtttggccgcttacgtgagaattcagattgcttgccacccggatggaacaatattgctcaaccaaAAGACGGGTGCAAGGGCAAGGTCTAGGACCCCGGAATCCATTCTACCAATcaccactcttggggccttgtcacttgctttaacttgcttgaaggcttccTGCGCCTTGTtcgggatcccggaggctattggaaatacaaacattggtgggaattcctggatcaatacaagcacaagccaccctattaggaagctcatcaaatgtccaacttaaggactataactaaaagtgctaggtgggagacaacccaccatggtatgatcattcattttttatttttatttagttttatttgcttttgagttttattttattttattatattgaacctggagttttgcatcacatttatattaacactgcattctgcattttatttccaaaaaaaaaagcgagcacacgacgcgaccgcatcagtgacgcgtccgcgtcgcaaggagatgagagaataataaagtgaacagagagttacgcaGGAGCAGGGCTGGAGGCGCGCTATTAGCACAAATTGACTCCACGCGAATGCATCGATGACGCATCCGCATCATTTGGAAAAatagcctcccacgcgaccgcgtcacccacgcggccgcgtgacctgaaatcggcgtaaaaagggtgtatgggcgaaagttgagctggaattgggctggacccgtgctagcagcacaagccctgccacgcgaacgcgtcacccacgcgtccgcgtcatattggaaataaggccacccgcgcgatcgcgtcgaccacgcgaccgcgtcaccctggattttggcaatactgacgttttgaacagagagttgtgcggccgcgaggctgcacttgtgccactagcacaaatcgagtcacgcgatcgcgtgccccatgcgtccgcgtctcCAAACCTTATCGcgcaccacgcgaccgcgtcgccagcgtcgcacaacctatccagattagtgccaattttcttatcttttctcttctaatcctaatttcttccttctctctcctttctcactttctttttctacttctcattctttttcactttcattttattttatttaatttatttgcatactttcattcattgcatattttatttttctaaaagttattattggtgttcaaatattcttattcaactgttacatcttttctggtattttcttgatgcttcatgacttgtttaaTTCTGATtgagtaatattatttaaatcaatgccaatcttttatatttgtattacttttgcattgacataaatttatattatctctctTTCCCATTGTTGCAAATTTTGCACCATTGATTTGCCATGtccttccactattttctcacttgcatgttgtagctaccatgtaaatgagacgcttatcatttggcattaacccaattatattttatttattttctatctttttgggttactttttcttttccctcttctttcaggatggccaccacgaagggaaaggaaaagcttcttaatgggaagacaaacaagtccatcagCAAAATccttggagaaaagcatcagttggagaagacccgtccacctgcacatctcagcatgcaccgaggacggtgcaatctttaagtgtgtttatcaaccaatattttatttttggtgtgtgtttttctctctaaaattgtgatctttatcttgcttgattctatatttccattgtttaatgtatgtatacacttatatgattgaggccttgtttcactgagcttacatacccatatggccttaaccttttcattatctattgcaaaccaattttgagcctattttacccctttgttctttattttagcacatcattaactctaagcgaaaaacaataatgtccttaatttgaatccttggttagcttagactagtgagaatgcttatgaattaagtgtggggaagagtgggtttggaaacatctggtttgagaattgagtatgtgagaattttttgaaaatgtgaaaaaaatgtttaggacatgttcatgcattcaataaattaatcatatgcataaaaaaaaagcaaataagaaaaaggggacaaaatgccccaaagtaagtagtgaaggcaatgcatatgtactgtacttaaaattagaatgcatgaatatgtggaaaacatggttaatggatggctagatgttgtattatgattacatagattgtttaagttaggtgggaaagtttcaGATAaataaggattcaaattttagtccacttagccaaatacaatcctaccttgacccttgccccattacaacccttaaaagacctcttgatttgtgtattggtgcattaaatttttgttgattgttagatgaagagcaagctatagaaagcaagattagtagagaattgagagaattgaccctagacacttgaaagttagaatgatatacactaccaagaGTTCagtgctcaattctatgttccctgctttcatgagctatcttcttcttgcaagttatttatattgtattttgtgatttgaattagtgaaatccaNNNNNNNNNNNNNNNNNNNNNNNNNNNNNNNNNNNNNNNNNNNNNNNNNNNNNNNNNNNNNNNNNNNNNNNNNNNNNNNNNNNNNNNNNNNNNNNNNNNNNNNNNNNNNNNNNNNNNNNNNNNNNNNNNNNNNNNNNNNNNNNNNNNNNNNNNNNNNNNNNNNNNNNNNNNNNNNNNgacatgctagtgtttaagtgtggggaggttgataaacccatatttcgtgagttcttttgtgcttaatttgagtgatttatataacccttcacctacttattcacattaattgcatggttttactttcccttccttattatgtcgtattgtgaaaaacttgtttcctaagctttaaaaattaattattttaattacctttatttccatttgatgccgtgattagtatgttgagtagtttcagattttctaaggcggaatgacttagaggatggaaaaggaaacatacaaaaatggaaggagaaagcaaaacggacctttaaggaaactggtgttcacgcaatcgcatggacgacgcgatcgcgtgccagaagcgaagattcagcgatgcggccgcatgactgGGGCGACCGTGCGCCTTAAGAAGAACGCACATGACGTGGTTGTATGACTGACGCGActgcgtggcaaggaaaagctccgaatgacgcgaccgcgtgacccatgcggatgcgtgacagaggccacgcaccagaaaattaTAGAACACACCTTAGCGAGTTCTAAACccttttttggcccaaatccaagtccagaaagcatagaccagaggttataaagtgggggaatgcatccattcataagagggcttttcataatttacttttccatgatttagatttagttttgagagaggttctctcctctctctcttaggattaggattaggacttctcttagttttaggagtgactctcaatcccaagttctttatttttatttaatttatgaactcttccatgttacatataattttcttaattaatgttatttgaggtatttccattcatgattgctttcttttatttacatgattacTGCTTCCCATCTAAAGACAATTTTTATTCAgtaaatttactattttctttttggctttggttgagacattggtaactcttgagttatcaaactcttgttgactgaaaattggaattaatttgccacttaacttacctccatagttagaggttaataaggtgggggaagaatccaattctcatcacaattgataaggataactaggataggacctccagttcttaataccttgccaagagtttatttttattgctattattttatttcctctgctatttactattgttgctttttatctcatactttaaaaacccccaatttacaatctccatagccaataataagaacatacctccctgcaattccttgagaagacgacccgaggtttaatactcggttatcaattttaaaggggtttgttacttgtaacaaccaaaatgtttgtacgaagggatttttgtcggtttagagactatatctaaaaccgcgactgtttttatgacattctttactggcaaaaatcctaacgtcacatggctcacgcgttcgcgcggaagaggagaaaccacggtgacgcggccgcatggctcacgcgaccgcgcggaaaggaaaagcacaagtgacgtgGAGGGGTGgacgatgcgaacgcgtggcacggaaaaacgcgaatgacgcgtccgcgtggacgacgcgatcgcgtgacatgcgcgatctgcataatctgtagattttgctgggggcgatttatgccctattttgacccagttctcggcccagaacagcagactagagccagagaacatccAGAAATGAAgaacaacattcattctacacagttttgagtttttagatctagttttactcctcctctaggttttctctctataCAATTGATACTCTTAGGGTATTATTTTTCTACTacttttgcattgggatattgagaagagtcattacctcatcaagacttcgtcattctagttcgttttctttacttggctttactcttccatgtcctttgctttgttaattttaccattggaatattattaggatttattCATTATAAggattattcttattttaattggattattttttatttctatttacaatgtctttctttaatttcttctcatatgttatgaattttgcattcacaatgagcgagtagttccctaacttgatggggagttgattgaaaggaaccaattgagttagaaggcttgaaagaaagattgtaattgggtttactGTTGGATTGCcttctagtcactaacaccaatcccttttgattaagtgggttgcaattTGTGAACAGATGTAGCATTCCAACCTGTTTGATTTTCCTTTGCCTAGTAAATGATAACAAAACagaataacttttaattatcaattaatcttgagagcaTTCCAACTATAATAGGGAtttcaactaatcaactcccagtcaagacttttatttacattattcaaattcatcaatttaatttcctgttattcaactcaaacctttttgaaaacatctgattaataaaatagcacacctttCTGCAattcgttgggagacgacctgggattcatactcccagtatttaaaatttgaatttctgtgacatatttctaaattgataagtggatttccagtgagttaagaactatacttgcaacgtacacattttaataatttttaattcaccaattttcgctgcatcaatttttggcgccgttgccggggagttgcaatagtgtgttaatttattgattggtatttatttctattgcaattttttctttcattttatcaCTATGAACTGCACGTTTCTTTTgttaaatgacgcgttcgcttcctgatccaagcttgctagcatttgaccctgaaattgaaagaactctttcacataTAAGGCGAGCTAGGCGTAGgcgactcctctttgaggacgaACCTGAACCATCATTTAAGGAAGAAATAACCCCCCTTtctactgatccagttcatttacgtgcaggtgacatggcagcacccAGAAGAGTCAccatccaggaggaaggagcccctgattttacgctccaaccattccaggcgcaccacccagcagtagctgtagattttgaaataaaatcttcactactcaacttgatgcccaaatttcatggcttacctgctcaagagcctatcaagcatctcagggattttcaGACCGCTTgctctactgttaagcgtgatggagCTGATGAAATCTCTATTCTATTAAAAGCCTTCCCGTTTTTTTCTGGAaagaaaggcaagagagtggtactacactcagcCCAGAGAAACTATTTCCAATTGGGATACACTTAGGAGAGAATTTCTGGATAAATTTTTTCCAGCTGATGTTGCTGATAAGCTAAAGAAGGACATGTCTATGATCGTCCAGGAGAAAtctgagaccctctatgaatacttggaatgCTTCAATACACTTCGAAATACATGTccccatcatatgattgacaagatagtcttactcggttactttacacagggtCTGAGAcctcaagataggaccacactggaaggtgcttgcaatggttctatgaaaaagcacaagacTACGGacgaagcatggcaattgatcagagacttagctgactctactaggaatcataggcagagactaagtcggtcaagagctgttgcgGAGGTATCCACTAATACAGAGACTATCGCTATAGCCCAGAACCTATGTGAAATTACTAACTTGCTGAAAcagatgcaactgaatcaacaacaacctcagcaagttcagccttctccaccacagcacagccagcagttagttccacaaagagtgTGTGGCATCTGTGCAGATTATAGTCACTATACCGATGAGTGTCTGcagctccaaccagaagacaatactgtagcagccactcacAACTTTTATGACTGCCCCAATTAaaggtacaatcaaggtggcaactataaccaaggatggcaggataattccaaccaaggctagagagacaattctaacctgggttggagggacaattctaacagaggaggcagaaataacaatggaaatcagaggtggaataacaataacaacaggTAGCAGAATCAACCTTATAGAGCACCTCATTTAAGACAACCTCAAGCCCCTCAGCAAACCTCTCAGACCACTAGCatctcttcatctcctaatgcTGACTTACTACAAGCTATTAATCAGAGACACCAGGCTATGGAAGATAGTATTAAAGCAACTCTAAATACTTTTGCTTCTACTTTACAAACTCTTGTCTCACAGATGGGATCAATGCAAAATTCCAGtaaccagtcctcaagctctggtggactcccctctcaaccattccccaacccaaagggtggtattaatgccattaccctaaggtctggaaccacactgcagGAGAGAAGTCAGGAGGAGCCAAGCCCACCAGaacacgcctcagctgaagaggttgTGGAattagaagatgttgaagagaaAGAGGACATACAGGACATAGCTGAGAGAGAAGAAGCTCAATCACAGGAGAAAGCACCAAAAGGCACAGACACTGCCGAAAACACCACTtccattccatttccacaacttgcaaggaagcctaggaagcagttggaacctgacCCTAAgatggtagaaatcttcaaaaaggttgaggtaactgttcccctttttgatgtcattcaacaggtacctaaatatgcaaagtttctaaaagatttatgtatacataaggacaaaattaatgaattagaaactattcctttaggaagttccatatctgctttaatgggaagtttacctgaaaaatgtagtgacccaggtccttgtatagttagttgtactattggtggtgtagtaatttatgattgcatatgtgatttgggagcatgtgttagtattatgcctttatctgtatatgatgttttaaggctccctcccttaaaaaggtcggcagctcgttttgtgttggcagataaaagcattattacagttgctggagttgctgaagatgttttagtgaacattaaagggctcacattttccactgatttctatatcttggagatgcccaaTAATGACTCAGATAGGCCATCATCAATTCTACTTGgcagaccattcctgaagacatcaagattcaaattagatgctttttcaggaacatattcttttgaaatagatggccaaATAGTAATCTTCAATTTGAATGGAGTCACAAACAACCCTCCAAAAGATCATTCCatcttccagtgtgatgtcatagatgaaactgtagctgaaatTCACCAGGAAGAGCTGGAAGAAAAGTACACAGAACAaagtccaagtgtggggactcTATTAGCTAACAATAAGGACACTTCTGGATTTTCACAAGCTCCAGACAATCCAGAGCCTGCCCATGACCAGAAGattgagttgaaacctctccctccaTATCTCAAATACGCTTATCTTGAAGAAgggcagaagtttccagttattatTGCACAGGATCTCACTCTTGAACAGGAAGAGCAGCTACTTAATGTGCtgaggaagcacaagaaagcaattgggtggagtttggcagacatcgtaggcatcaaccctcaagtatgtgagcacagaatatttttagaggaAGGAGCAAGACCTATCCGCCAACCCCAGAGAAGACTGAATCCCACTAttttggaagttgtc comes from the Arachis duranensis cultivar V14167 chromosome 7, aradu.V14167.gnm2.J7QH, whole genome shotgun sequence genome and includes:
- the LOC107458543 gene encoding uncharacterized protein LOC107458543; the protein is MSERSQEEPSPPEHASAEEVVELEDVEEKEDIQDIAEREEAQSQEKAPKDGQIVIFNLNGVTNNPPKDHSIFQCDVIDETVAEIHQEELEEKYTEQSPSVGTLLANNKDTSGFSQAPDNPEPAHDQKIELKPLPPYLKYAYLEEGQKFPVIIAQDLTLEQEEQLLNIKDEIKDEIKDEIKDEIKDEIKDEIKDEIKDEIKDEIKDEIKDEIKDV